One genomic segment of Methanothermobacter wolfeii includes these proteins:
- a CDS encoding Zn-ribbon domain-containing protein: MHQCINCGATFRSSDELADGCPNCGSRYFRYIAEKKDEVRTSGEAIETIMVKKNGIYEVNLTSLLEDDSIIVSDEEGKYFIDLNFLLKKKP, from the coding sequence GTGCATCAGTGCATTAACTGCGGTGCAACGTTCAGGTCTTCAGATGAACTGGCAGATGGCTGCCCTAACTGTGGGAGCAGATACTTCAGGTACATTGCAGAGAAGAAGGATGAGGTCCGAACTTCCGGTGAGGCTATTGAAACCATAATGGTTAAAAAGAACGGTATCTATGAGGTTAACCTCACATCCCTCCTTGAGGATGACTCCATCATAGTCTCAGATGAGGAGGGCAAGTACTTCATAGACCTCAACTTTTTACTTAAAAAAAAACCTTAA
- the rqcH gene encoding ribosome rescue protein RqcH, whose protein sequence is MKTMSNVDVFAVTNELNELLTGARVDKAYQPLKDTVIVRFHVPGEGRVDIVMQAGVRIHRTRYPPENPRTPPSFPMLLRKYLKGGIVRSVRQHGFDRIVEIKVERDQEYTLVVELFSKGNIILLNQEGEIILPLKRKTWSDRRIASHEKYAYPPSRGLNPLKYELHELTEILKNSDTDLIRTLARSGFGGLYAEEIVLRTGLDKETPASDLSSEDIQRIHEAIRETFSPLESLDLKPHIIKDGEEDVLPIELRIYKKRPREYFESFNDAADEFFSSVFREEIKRIHEERWAKEVGRFEKRLRIQKETLEKFRKTIETSTRKGELIYANYQRIQEILDSIRDARERYSWKEIRKIIADARKRGLPEAQDIIEIDPMGRITLEIEGERIQIDSKLSIPENAEVYYEKAKKARKKIEGVLMAIERTEKEIEKITRRKDEALRNITVPRKRVKREMKWFEKFRWFLSSDGFLVLGGRDAGTNEIVVKRHMEPRDIYLHSDIHGAPSVIIKSQGKEIPETTIQEAAVFAASFSSAWTRGFSSLDVYWVHPEQVSKTPKSGEFVARGAFIIRGSRNYIRGVPLKIAVGIVDYDGERLMSGPQSAVEKRTDNYVVIKPGYTKKEALAREIKSRIDKENILTLEDFIRVLPPGKGDIVQ, encoded by the coding sequence ATGAAGACAATGTCAAACGTTGATGTATTCGCGGTCACCAATGAACTCAATGAGCTCCTCACCGGCGCCAGGGTCGATAAGGCCTACCAGCCCCTTAAGGATACGGTGATAGTCAGGTTCCATGTACCAGGGGAGGGAAGGGTTGATATTGTTATGCAGGCAGGTGTAAGGATTCACAGGACGCGCTACCCCCCGGAGAACCCCCGGACCCCGCCATCATTTCCAATGCTCCTCCGGAAATACCTCAAGGGAGGTATAGTAAGGTCCGTCAGGCAGCATGGATTTGACAGGATAGTTGAGATAAAGGTTGAAAGGGACCAGGAGTACACCCTGGTTGTTGAACTATTCTCAAAGGGAAACATCATACTCCTCAACCAAGAGGGTGAAATAATCCTCCCCCTTAAAAGGAAAACCTGGAGTGACAGGAGGATAGCCTCCCATGAAAAATACGCCTACCCCCCATCAAGGGGCTTGAACCCCCTGAAATATGAACTCCATGAGCTCACAGAGATCCTGAAAAATTCAGATACTGACCTTATAAGAACCCTTGCAAGGAGCGGCTTCGGGGGTCTCTATGCCGAGGAGATAGTGCTGAGAACAGGCCTCGATAAGGAGACTCCAGCCAGTGACCTGTCCTCCGAGGATATTCAAAGGATCCATGAAGCAATAAGGGAAACATTCAGTCCACTTGAAAGCCTGGACCTCAAACCCCACATCATCAAAGACGGGGAAGAAGACGTGCTCCCCATTGAACTCAGAATATACAAAAAAAGGCCAAGGGAATACTTTGAAAGTTTTAATGATGCTGCAGATGAATTCTTCAGCTCAGTATTCAGGGAGGAGATAAAAAGGATCCATGAAGAGCGGTGGGCAAAGGAGGTTGGCAGATTTGAAAAGAGGCTCAGAATACAGAAAGAAACCCTTGAAAAGTTCAGGAAAACAATTGAAACATCAACAAGGAAGGGGGAACTCATCTACGCCAATTATCAGAGGATCCAGGAGATACTGGACAGCATAAGGGATGCCCGTGAAAGGTACTCATGGAAGGAAATAAGGAAGATAATAGCCGACGCCCGGAAAAGGGGGCTCCCTGAGGCCCAAGATATAATTGAAATTGACCCCATGGGGAGGATAACCCTTGAGATTGAGGGTGAAAGGATACAGATTGACTCAAAACTTAGCATCCCCGAAAATGCAGAGGTCTACTATGAAAAGGCAAAGAAGGCCCGGAAAAAGATAGAAGGGGTCCTGATGGCCATAGAAAGGACAGAAAAGGAAATAGAGAAGATCACCAGACGGAAGGACGAGGCGCTGAGGAACATTACGGTCCCAAGGAAGAGGGTTAAAAGGGAAATGAAGTGGTTTGAAAAGTTCAGATGGTTCCTCTCCTCAGACGGTTTCCTTGTCCTAGGAGGCCGGGACGCCGGGACCAACGAGATTGTTGTTAAGAGACACATGGAACCCAGGGACATATACCTCCACTCTGACATACATGGAGCGCCATCTGTCATCATCAAGAGCCAGGGAAAGGAGATCCCCGAGACAACCATACAGGAGGCTGCGGTATTCGCTGCATCATTCTCAAGTGCATGGACCCGCGGATTCAGTTCCCTTGACGTCTACTGGGTCCATCCTGAGCAGGTGTCAAAGACACCAAAATCCGGGGAATTCGTTGCCAGGGGAGCCTTCATAATACGCGGTTCAAGGAATTATATAAGGGGCGTCCCCCTCAAGATAGCCGTCGGCATCGTGGACTATGATGGAGAAAGACTCATGAGCGGTCCCCAGTCAGCGGTTGAGAAGAGAACAGATAACTACGTGGTTATAAAGCCAGGTTATACAAAGAAAGAAGCCCTTGCAAGGGAGATAAAGTCAAGAATTGATAAAGAAAACATTTTAACCCTAGAGGACTTTATAAGGGTCCTTCCGCCGGGTAAAGGGGATATAGTTCAGTGA
- a CDS encoding FumA C-terminus/TtdB family hydratase beta subunit, whose amino-acid sequence MELKLETPLADETAQLKAGDVVYITGKIFTARDRAHKRIIERGAPFDIEGSVIFHAGPIIRFEGEIENPEGTIEKPPARMVVVGPTTSSRMNPFQAEVIGMGVKAVIGKGGMDEDTRRALMKHGAVYLAAVGGCAALYGAAVKGIEAVHWLDLGVPEAIWELEVEDFGPLVVAMDSRGRSLYSDTVSEPDLEVQKIL is encoded by the coding sequence ATGGAGCTTAAACTTGAAACACCACTTGCAGATGAGACAGCCCAACTCAAAGCAGGGGATGTTGTTTACATCACAGGAAAGATATTCACAGCACGTGACAGAGCCCATAAAAGGATAATCGAGAGGGGTGCGCCCTTCGATATTGAGGGATCCGTGATATTCCATGCGGGCCCCATCATAAGGTTTGAGGGTGAAATAGAAAACCCTGAAGGGACCATAGAGAAGCCCCCTGCCAGGATGGTTGTTGTGGGTCCAACCACAAGCAGCAGGATGAACCCATTCCAGGCGGAGGTTATAGGGATGGGTGTGAAGGCGGTTATAGGTAAGGGGGGGATGGATGAAGATACAAGAAGGGCCCTCATGAAGCACGGGGCCGTCTACCTTGCAGCGGTTGGTGGATGCGCAGCCCTTTACGGTGCCGCGGTTAAGGGGATAGAGGCTGTTCACTGGCTTGACCTGGGAGTCCCCGAGGCCATATGGGAACTTGAGGTGGAGGACTTTGGACCCCTGGTGGTTGCAATGGACTCAAGGGGGAGGAGCCTTTACAGTGATACAGTCAGCGAACCTGATCTTGAAGTCCAGAAGATACTTTAG
- a CDS encoding DUF6282 family protein, which translates to MFDFESSFHIKLDGLVDTHIHTAPDVRERLLNDLELASAALREGMEAVVIKSHVESTAGRARLASEATGMRVLGGVTLNDSVGGLNPDAVRAAARMGGRFVWLPTVSAGNVTGDLHEIMGIIGEHDMVLGTGHLKPDEIFHVLDIAAEYRIRKVIVNHPLTGVVGASLEEQKEMSGRAYLEHCLVACMPRHDGLDFRRITEAVRYVGPERCILATDFGQRHNPSPMDGLKQFIHLMRMEGFRDEDIIRMCRDNPLELIS; encoded by the coding sequence ATGTTTGATTTCGAATCTTCTTTCCATATTAAACTGGATGGCCTTGTGGACACCCACATCCACACAGCCCCCGATGTAAGGGAGAGGCTTCTGAATGACCTTGAGCTTGCATCGGCAGCCCTCAGGGAGGGCATGGAGGCTGTTGTGATCAAGAGCCATGTTGAGTCAACTGCAGGAAGGGCCAGGCTGGCATCGGAGGCAACCGGTATGAGGGTTCTTGGCGGTGTCACCCTCAATGATTCTGTGGGGGGACTGAACCCTGATGCGGTAAGGGCAGCGGCCCGGATGGGGGGCAGGTTTGTCTGGCTCCCAACGGTTTCAGCCGGAAACGTGACAGGGGACCTCCATGAGATAATGGGAATAATAGGGGAACATGACATGGTCCTGGGGACAGGACACCTCAAACCGGATGAGATATTCCATGTACTTGACATTGCAGCAGAGTACCGTATCAGGAAGGTTATAGTCAATCATCCCCTCACCGGAGTGGTTGGAGCCAGCCTTGAGGAGCAGAAGGAGATGTCAGGAAGGGCCTACCTTGAGCACTGCCTTGTCGCCTGCATGCCACGGCATGATGGACTCGACTTCCGGAGGATTACTGAAGCCGTGAGGTATGTTGGACCGGAGAGGTGCATCCTAGCCACTGACTTTGGACAGAGACACAACCCATCACCCATGGATGGTCTGAAGCAATTCATACACCTCATGAGGATGGAGGGGTTCAGGGATGAGGATATTATCAGGATGTGCAGGGACAACCCCCTGGAACTGATATCCTGA
- a CDS encoding DUF2070 family protein, producing the protein MKNVTDLSKYIMTLPETRVSLLSMIFISFIVGSLGFLIDLVPGTSALHDILYGGANGVLVLGFSSIMAGAITQPWVNSLGGRRMKMKQSMFLAFFSMMIFSLIYLAGCIISSLVKSDLILDSIILGSAVIFAFRLLVIWGTSNISFMNSTLVSSVQPLLIVSMNIVVAFLSLTTNIGYFSVIGFLLKIIIASAILILAIYSFVMVVESPMRRNLGVGSLEFLSLFLSHITEDSPELEGIFTEIGEPVDTLAGVVSFKTASGLKALLISPSVHPGPIGTIGGANMPTILGERFGVFTMVAHGPSTHDFNPVSSRELVKVENAVKGALKDMEYTDEVSEFRRSVKNHATVGFQFFGEDLLLLATMAPEGFDDIEFGVGLSMMNLARSRCGSRNVVMIDCHNSFRGESGRILPGNPEVFDFLDAVESIECPPERYSLRVGCAHRPMDGLSKEDGVGRSGVKVLVVEAGPQRTAYVLLDSNNMVMGFRDEIISAVKGLGVSDVEVMTTDTHFVNTLAGGHNPVGRRKREEIIGEISLAVEEALDDLEDAMAGCRVVRINGLNTLGPTNSTELVSTISSIVAVSRVIAPLIFVLAIIFVLVWIFYWA; encoded by the coding sequence ATGAAGAATGTTACGGATCTCTCAAAGTACATCATGACACTCCCTGAAACCAGGGTGTCGCTCCTCTCAATGATTTTTATAAGTTTCATTGTTGGTTCCCTTGGTTTTCTCATTGACCTTGTGCCCGGGACCAGCGCCCTCCATGACATACTCTATGGTGGTGCCAACGGTGTCCTTGTGCTGGGCTTCAGTTCAATAATGGCCGGTGCCATCACACAGCCCTGGGTGAACTCCCTTGGCGGCAGAAGGATGAAGATGAAGCAGTCCATGTTCCTTGCATTCTTCTCAATGATGATATTCTCCCTAATCTATCTTGCAGGGTGCATCATTTCATCCCTGGTGAAGAGTGACCTCATACTTGACTCAATAATACTTGGCTCCGCGGTTATATTCGCATTCCGCCTCCTGGTCATCTGGGGCACATCAAACATAAGCTTCATGAATTCAACCCTGGTGTCCTCGGTTCAGCCGTTACTCATCGTAAGCATGAACATAGTTGTGGCCTTTCTCAGTTTAACCACGAATATTGGCTACTTCAGTGTCATCGGATTCCTGCTGAAGATAATCATAGCCTCGGCGATACTCATCCTTGCAATCTACTCCTTTGTAATGGTTGTAGAGTCCCCCATGAGGAGGAACCTGGGGGTTGGTTCGCTGGAATTCCTGAGCCTCTTCCTCTCACATATAACCGAGGACTCACCGGAACTTGAGGGAATCTTCACTGAGATAGGTGAACCCGTGGACACCCTTGCAGGTGTTGTGTCCTTTAAAACAGCTTCGGGATTAAAGGCCCTCCTCATAAGCCCCTCGGTGCACCCTGGACCCATCGGGACCATCGGCGGGGCTAACATGCCAACCATCCTTGGAGAGAGGTTCGGTGTATTCACCATGGTTGCCCATGGACCCTCAACCCATGACTTCAACCCTGTATCTTCAAGGGAACTGGTGAAGGTTGAAAATGCCGTTAAAGGCGCCCTTAAAGACATGGAGTATACTGATGAGGTGAGTGAGTTCAGGCGTTCGGTGAAGAACCATGCCACCGTGGGTTTCCAGTTCTTTGGAGAGGACCTTCTGCTCCTTGCAACCATGGCCCCAGAGGGTTTTGATGATATAGAATTCGGGGTGGGGCTTTCAATGATGAACCTTGCAAGGAGCCGGTGCGGGTCACGGAACGTGGTTATGATTGACTGCCATAACTCCTTCAGGGGCGAATCAGGCCGCATACTCCCTGGGAACCCAGAGGTCTTTGACTTCCTTGACGCTGTTGAGTCAATTGAATGCCCACCCGAAAGGTACTCTCTGAGGGTGGGGTGCGCCCACAGGCCAATGGATGGGCTTTCAAAGGAGGATGGTGTTGGCAGGAGCGGTGTCAAGGTCCTGGTGGTTGAAGCGGGTCCGCAGAGAACCGCCTACGTGCTCCTTGACTCCAACAATATGGTGATGGGGTTTCGTGATGAGATCATATCCGCGGTGAAGGGGCTTGGAGTCAGTGATGTGGAGGTTATGACAACTGACACCCACTTTGTGAACACGCTGGCAGGTGGCCACAACCCTGTTGGTAGGAGAAAAAGGGAGGAGATTATAGGGGAGATATCCCTTGCTGTTGAGGAGGCCCTGGATGACCTTGAGGATGCCATGGCAGGTTGCAGGGTTGTCAGGATAAACGGCCTGAACACTCTTGGCCCTACAAATTCAACAGAGCTTGTCTCGACCATAAGCTCAATAGTCGCGGTGAGCCGGGTGATAGCTCCACTGATATTCGTACTTGCCATCATATTTGTCCTCGTATGGATCTTCTACTGGGCATGA
- a CDS encoding DUF2073 domain-containing protein: MDGLKMDFLSSKALEDKSSMEKISLIIDRVKDGDILVLEGSLSPSEEAELIETTMREIDVDNFVGIDIYTLEKDEKAFLGLSKRRTVGLTIIGPANVMRTVKKKSNFLSMIAEIGDSGASVH; encoded by the coding sequence ATGGATGGCTTAAAAATGGATTTCCTTTCATCAAAGGCTCTTGAAGATAAAAGCAGCATGGAAAAGATTTCACTCATCATAGATCGTGTGAAGGACGGGGACATACTTGTACTCGAGGGCAGCCTTTCACCATCGGAGGAGGCGGAGCTGATAGAGACAACAATGAGGGAAATTGATGTCGATAACTTTGTAGGTATAGACATATACACCCTTGAGAAGGATGAAAAGGCCTTCCTCGGCCTCTCAAAAAGGAGGACTGTTGGCCTCACCATAATCGGACCTGCAAACGTTATGAGGACTGTTAAGAAGAAGTCAAACTTCCTTTCAATGATTGCAGAGATTGGTGATTCCGGTGCATCAGTGCATTAA
- a CDS encoding EMC6-like membrane protein, translated as MDADAKMTAIHVPAGIIAAVASFYVSNGSIPTLGENQAMGTFLGLVILLITGNIAERIIGKEEAGGFKGWLWSGIVPFLFIWFVVWAMLITSVTIT; from the coding sequence ATGGATGCTGATGCTAAGATGACTGCAATTCACGTTCCTGCAGGTATAATCGCGGCTGTGGCTTCATTTTATGTTTCAAACGGTTCAATACCTACCTTAGGCGAAAATCAGGCGATGGGAACATTTTTAGGTCTTGTGATCCTTCTGATCACAGGAAACATTGCTGAGAGAATAATTGGAAAGGAGGAAGCCGGAGGATTCAAGGGGTGGCTCTGGAGTGGCATAGTCCCATTTCTCTTTATATGGTTTGTCGTATGGGCCATGCTGATAACCTCGGTGACCATAACTTAG